One window of the Oncorhynchus clarkii lewisi isolate Uvic-CL-2024 chromosome 19, UVic_Ocla_1.0, whole genome shotgun sequence genome contains the following:
- the LOC139374254 gene encoding proline-rich membrane anchor 1-like, producing MRISQTVQSYAYRACLLATLSSVFEKSSGGMLVQDLIPFILRFWPLLFGHCILSLVLLSCQGELQRSCSQTVAEKVSEHCQLACQCRSYPPLPPPPPPPPPPRLLLATVVESPLPLLRPWWMEILVLGTVGCASAVFLLSAMIICYKAIKRKPQRKEENGMSRGEYAMSARNKKAMGPNNTVV from the exons ATGAGAATTTCCCAAACGGTCCAATCCTATGCATACCGTGCTTGTTTACTCGCTACGCTGTCTAGTGTCTTCGAGAAGAGCTCAGGAGGAATGCTGGTCCAAGATCTAATACCATTTATTTTACGTTTTTGGCCTCTTCTTTTCGGTCATTGCATTCTATCGTTGGTTTTACTCTCATGCCAG GGTGAACTCCAGAGGTCATGCTCACAGACTGTAGCTGAGAAAGTGAGCGAACACTGCCAGTTGGCATGCCAGTGTAGAAGctaccctccccttcctcccccgcCTCCGCCCCCACCTCCCCCACGGCTACTGCTGGCCACAG TGGTTGAGTCCCCTCTGCCGCTGTTGAGGCCATGGTGGATGGAGATCCTAGTGCTTGGAACAGTGGGCTGTGCCTCAGCTGTTTTCCTCCTTTCAGCCATGATCATCTGCTACAAGGCCATAAAGAG GAAACCACAACGGAAAGAGGAGAACGGGATGAGTCGTGGAGAGTATGCCATGAGTGCACGCAACAAGAAAGCCATGGGCCCCAACAACACTGTGGTGTAG